In Ferrigenium kumadai, the DNA window CCTGATGCCGCGCTACGCCAGCATGATCTACAACGGCTACTGGTGGAGCCCGGAACGCCGCGCGATCCAGACCCTGATCGACCACACGCAACAGACCGTCAACGGCTGGGTGCGCGTCAAACTGTACAAGGGCAACGTGATCGTCGTCGGCCGCGACTCCAAGACCGATTCGCTGTTCGACCCGACCATCGCCACTTTCGAGGACGACAAGGGCGCGTACGACCAGAAGGACGCGGGCGGCTTCATCAAGCTGAACGCGCTGCGCATGCGCATCGCCGCCAATCTCAAGAATCGCAAATAAGAGGAAATATCAACATGTCGGACAAATTCGATAACGTCAGCGTGGGCAAAAAGGCCAACGTATTCTTCGACGGCAAGTGCGTGTCGCACTCGGTGTTCTTCCCGGACGGCTCGCGCAAGACCGTGGGCGTCATCCTGCCGGGCAGCCAACTTACCTTCAACGTCGGCGCGCCAGAACTGATGGAAATCACCAGCGGCACCTGCGACGTGAAGATCGCAGGTGAAGCAGCGTTCAAGACCTACACCGCGGGCACCAGCTTCAAGGTTGCGGAGAACGGTAGTTTCGACATCCATGCAAAGGATGAGGTGAACTACGTTTGCAGTTTTGGTTGATACTGACCTGAGACGGTAAGTATCAACCGCAACGCACCGCTTCGCGGTGCGTTGCGGTTAACCCAGTAAGGAGATTCGTTATGCCATCTTTCGACATCGTTTCCGAAGTAGAAAAGACAGAAGTCAAGAACGCGGTCGAGCAGACCAACAAGGAAGTCAGCACGCGCTTCGACTTCAAGGGTAGCGACGCTCGCGTCGAACAGGCCGAACTGGTGCTGACCGTCCATGCCGACAATGAATTCCAGCTCGACCAGGTGCAGGACATCCTGAACGGCAAGCTGACCAAGCGCGGCGTGGACATCAAGTGCCTGGAGATCAGCGACAAGGTCGAGAAGGTCAGCGGCAACAAGGTCAAGCGCAGCTGCACCGTGAAGGTGGGCGTGGAGATCGAGCTAGCGAAGAAGATCGTCAAGCTCATCAAGGACAGCAAGATGAAAGTGCAGGCCAGCATCCAGGGCGACACAGTGCGCGTAACCGGCAAGAACCGAGACGACCTGCAGGCCGCAATCGCCTTCATCAAGAAATCCATCACCGACTTCCCGCTGCAGTACCAGAACTTCCGCGACTAACCACCCCACAGGAGGGCAGGCCATGTTTGAGAACGTTGCTGCAAGTCTTCGCCGCGTTACCATTCCCGCCGCTGTCCTCCTCTGCAGCCTGAACTGCACGGCGCACGCCGCCGACGCGACACCCTCCTATCCCATGATGGTGCTCGACGACGTCAAGCATGTCGTCACCGCCCCGGCGCGCTGGGAGAAAGACGACTGGCAGGACTTCGGCCTCGCCACCCTCGCCGTGGTCGGTACTGCCGCCATCGTCGATCGCCCGCTACGCAGGGAGATGCTCCGCCGTCGTGGCAACAACCGCTTCATGCGCGACGTAGAGCGCTTTGGTGCGGAATATTCGCTGGGCGTGCTGGGCGGCTTCTACGTCGCGGGCGCGTTGATGGAAAACGACAAGGCCCTCAATGTCGCACAGGACGGTCTCGCCGCCAGCATCATCGCCAGCGGCATCGTCACCCCTGTGCTGAAATTCGCCACAGGCCGCAGCCGCCCCAACCAGAACCAGGGTTACACCAACTTCCGCCCGTTCAGCGGCGCTGCATCCTTCCCGTCTGGGCATACCACACAGGCCTTCGCCGTGGCCTCTGTCGTCGCTGCCCACTATGACGAAACCTGGGTCAAGTGCACTTCGTACTCCATCGCCGGGCTGGCCGGTCTGGCCCGCACTTACCACGACGCCCACTTCGCCTCGGACGTGCTGGCCGGCGCGCTGATCGGCACACTGGTCGGCCAGAGCGTCGTCGCCCACAACCAGACCCTGCGTTCGGGCAAGCTGGTGCTGCTGCCCGAGATTGCGCCGGGCATGGTTGGCGTGCGCGTAGCCGGCAACTTCTAACACTTCCCCGAACAAGACGGCTTAGGTATTTTGCCCATTGCCGCTGCAATACGCCTGGGCGACAATGCGGGCCCACAACTCTTTCTATCCGGAGGCCGATCATGCAACGTATCACCGTGCAAATGAACCACATGCTGGCCCTTCTGTTCGCCGGGATGCTTGCGGCCGGCCCCGCGCTTGCCGACAAGCCGGAATGGGCTGGAGGAGGCAAATCGGGAAAGCAGGAACAACAACGCGAAGGCGATCAGGGACACGACAAGGGAGATAAACGGCGCGATGGGAGCGGGCATTTCGACGACCATCAGCGCACGCTCGCCCATGACTACTTCGCCGGGCAATTCCGACAAGGCCGCTGTCCACCCGGCCTCGCCAAAAAACACAACGGCTGCATGCCGCCCGGACAGGCAAAAAAATGGTCGATGGGCAGGCCGCTGCCGCGCGGCGTAATTTTCTACGACCTGCCACCCCGGCTCGCGAGGGAGCTCGGAGAGCCGCCCGCAGGACACCGCTATGTGCGCGTGGCGAGCGACATCCTTCTGATCACGATAGGGACCGCGATGGTGGTGGACGCGATCGAAGACCTGGGACGCATGTAAGCATGGAGCATGAAGACACGGCCGCAACGAAGGGAGCGGCCAACAGCATCGACGCCCACATCGAATTCAGTTTCAAAGGGGAGACCTACTCGCTGACATCCACGCTGGACCTCGACCGGATGCTGGACAAGTACATCGAACCGCCATCGCTGCATCACGTGCTCGCGGTCGAGCACGGCATCAGTACCTATTCCTACCTCTACGAGGTGATGGAGGTAGAGGAAATCGAGTTCGACAATCCCAAGGGCCTCGCCGTGCAGTTCCTGCATGACGGCGTGTTCGATCTGGAAGGCTTTGCCGCGCAGCGGGGGGACAGCCAGATGCTCGACTCGCTGCAGGCCATCGCATTGCGCGAAATGGGCATCGAGAACCTCGAGCAGCATCCGAAACTCAAGAGCGCATTGATCCAGGCATACCAACTCGGAATGGAAGCATGAAAACCGCACTGATACTTTTTGCCGACGGCAGCGAAGAGCTCGAAGCCGTCACCGTCATCAACCTGCTGCGCCGCGGCGGCGTGACTGTCGTCTTCGCGGGATTGCACGAAGGCCCGCTGCGCGGCAGCCGCGGCACGGTGCTGGTGCCCGACACCACGCTGGACGATGTGCTGGACCATGACTACGACATGGTCGTGCTGCCCGGCGGCCAGCCCGGAACCAACAACCTCAAGACCGACGCGCGCGTGCTCAAGCTGGTGCGCCGAATGCACGAGGCGGACAAATACGTCACCGCGATCTGCGCCGCCCCCTCGGTACTCGCCACCGCCGGCCTGCTCGACGGCAAGCACGCCACCAGCTTCCCCGGCTCGCTCGATCCCTTCCCGAAAGTCCTGCGCGAGCCGCTGGCCGTAGTGGAAGACGGCAAGCTCATCACCTCGCGCGGGCCGGGCACGGCGATGGATTTCGCCCTGACATTGGTAGAGCGGCTCGTTGGTCACGCCAAGCGGATGGAAGTCGAGGACGGATTGGTGCGATAAGTGCGAGTGGAGTCATCCGTTCGCCCTGATGAAACTACTAGCCATTCGACTAGGCCGTTAAAAAACAACGGCCAAGTCGCTGGTTATCACCACGAACGGATTAAATCATTCCTTTCCTGATATCAACGCCTTGTTCACAAAACTCCCGCCCGCCGTCACCGCCCTGTTGCTGCAATTCGCCGCCTTCGCGCTCGCCGTCTTGAGCTTGCGCGTTGCGGGCCAGCAAGTCTCGGCACTGACCTTCGCCCTGCTGTGCGGCGCCTATGCCGCAGCCTTCAGTTACTTCGCCGGGCTGGCGAGCTGGTGGCTGACGATCCAGTTCGCCTTCGTCCCCGCGCTGGTGCTGATGCTCGCGTTCGACATCCCGTCCGGCTTCTTTCTCGCGGCCTTCCTCGTCCTGCTGGCGGTGTACTGGAGCACATTCCGTACCCAGGTACCGCTGTACCTTTCGAGCAACAAGGTGTGGCAGGCGCTGGAGGATTTACTGCCGCAGCAGAAACCCGGTGCAGACTTACGTTTCGTCGACCTCGGCTCCGGCCTCGGAGGCGTGCTAACCCACCTCGCAAGCGTCCGTCCGGACGGCCAATACACCGGCGTGGAATCCGCCCCCCTGCCCTTCCTGTGGAGCTGGCTGCGCATCAGGCTCGGCGGCCATAGCAACTGCAAAGTGCATTGGGGCAGTATCTGGGATGACAAGCTGGGGGCCTGCGACCTGTCGCAATACGATGTGGTGTTCGCCTATCTCTCCCCCGTGCCGATGGAACGCCTGTGGCACAAGGCCCGCGCCGAAATGCGCCCCGGCAGCGTGTTCGTCAGCAGCACCTTCGCCGTGCCGGAACAATCGCCGCACGAGACCGTGCAGGTGGACGACCTGCACCGGTCCACACTGCTGGTGTGGCGCATGTAATTCACATGGGAGTAGACAAATGCTGAGCGAAGATGAACGGAAAGCCACGCTGGACGCCATCGAGAGAGTCCGTCAGAGCGCGGTCAACCACCTCAGCTCTAACCGGGGTGCGTCGTTCGCAGTCGACTTTGTCGCGAACCTTCACCGCTCCGTGGACAAGATCACACAGCAGGCGGGAGATCATGGCCAAAAGACGGAATGCAAAGCCGGTTGCGCGTGCTGTTGCAGCGTCCGCGTCGAGGCGAGCGAACCCGAGATCTTCCGCATCGCACGCGAGGTGAGGAAGCGCCCGCCCGCGCAAGTCGCTGCCCTGATCGAACGCCTGCAAGGCTTTGTGGCCGCAGCCGCTGCCGACGACGCCCCCTCACGCCGTGACTGCACTTTCCTCGAGGAGCAGCTCTGCTCGATCTACGAGGTCCGCCCTGCCGTATGCAGGAGGGCGCACTCCCTTTCCTCGGAACGCTGCCAAAGCTTCGCCCCCGAGATCCCGCAAAATCTGGGGATGCTCCTGGGTGTCAATGCCCTCATGCATGGAACATCCAAGGCATACCGCGAGATCGGGCTTCGTTCATCGTCTCATGAACTGAACAGTGCCGTCCTGCTGGCGCTGACCGACGAGACCACCGAGGCAAGATGGCACGAGGGCGAATCCGTATTCCCCAAAGACTGAGCCCCAGCCTACATACTTCCCCTCGTTGGTAGTCCCTCTTGGCGGGACTACAATCCCCCATCTCCCGACAGGAGCAAGCCATGCCCCGATACCTTGCCTCCGATGTATCCGTCCGCGAAGCCTGGGCCTGGGCGATGTATGATTTCGCCAACTCGGGCTACACCACCATCGTCATCACCGCCATCTTCAACGCCTATTTCGTCGCGGTGGTGGCGGAGGATGCGCCGTGGGCGACGCTGGCCTGGACGCTGTCGCTCGCGCTCTCTTACGCGCTGATCGTGCTGACTGCGCCACTGATCGGGGCGTATGCAGATGCCTATGCGGCAAAGAAACGCCTGCTGCTGCTCACCACCGTCGGCTGCGTAGCGTTCACCGCCGCGCTCGCCTTCGCCGGGCCGGGTGGCCTGTGGATCGCGATTCCGTTGCTCGTGCTTTCCAACTTCTTCTACGGCAGCGGCGAGAACCTGATCGCGGCGTTCCTGCCGGAGCTGGCGCGCGAGGACGCCATCGGCAGCGTTTCAGGCTGGGGCTGGAGCCTGGGCTATGTGGGCGGGCTGGTCAGCCTCGGCGCCTGCCTCGCCTATGTGAACTGGGCGCAGACGC includes these proteins:
- a CDS encoding YajQ family cyclic di-GMP-binding protein — protein: MPSFDIVSEVEKTEVKNAVEQTNKEVSTRFDFKGSDARVEQAELVLTVHADNEFQLDQVQDILNGKLTKRGVDIKCLEISDKVEKVSGNKVKRSCTVKVGVEIELAKKIVKLIKDSKMKVQASIQGDTVRVTGKNRDDLQAAIAFIKKSITDFPLQYQNFRD
- a CDS encoding phosphatase PAP2 family protein, with protein sequence MFENVAASLRRVTIPAAVLLCSLNCTAHAADATPSYPMMVLDDVKHVVTAPARWEKDDWQDFGLATLAVVGTAAIVDRPLRREMLRRRGNNRFMRDVERFGAEYSLGVLGGFYVAGALMENDKALNVAQDGLAASIIASGIVTPVLKFATGRSRPNQNQGYTNFRPFSGAASFPSGHTTQAFAVASVVAAHYDETWVKCTSYSIAGLAGLARTYHDAHFASDVLAGALIGTLVGQSVVAHNQTLRSGKLVLLPEIAPGMVGVRVAGNF
- a CDS encoding pyrimidine/purine nucleoside phosphorylase; this translates as MSDKFDNVSVGKKANVFFDGKCVSHSVFFPDGSRKTVGVILPGSQLTFNVGAPELMEITSGTCDVKIAGEAAFKTYTAGTSFKVAENGSFDIHAKDEVNYVCSFG
- a CDS encoding DJ-1 family glyoxalase III; the encoded protein is MKTALILFADGSEELEAVTVINLLRRGGVTVVFAGLHEGPLRGSRGTVLVPDTTLDDVLDHDYDMVVLPGGQPGTNNLKTDARVLKLVRRMHEADKYVTAICAAPSVLATAGLLDGKHATSFPGSLDPFPKVLREPLAVVEDGKLITSRGPGTAMDFALTLVERLVGHAKRMEVEDGLVR
- a CDS encoding class I SAM-dependent methyltransferase, translating into MFTKLPPAVTALLLQFAAFALAVLSLRVAGQQVSALTFALLCGAYAAAFSYFAGLASWWLTIQFAFVPALVLMLAFDIPSGFFLAAFLVLLAVYWSTFRTQVPLYLSSNKVWQALEDLLPQQKPGADLRFVDLGSGLGGVLTHLASVRPDGQYTGVESAPLPFLWSWLRIRLGGHSNCKVHWGSIWDDKLGACDLSQYDVVFAYLSPVPMERLWHKARAEMRPGSVFVSSTFAVPEQSPHETVQVDDLHRSTLLVWRM
- a CDS encoding YkgJ family cysteine cluster protein, which codes for MLSEDERKATLDAIERVRQSAVNHLSSNRGASFAVDFVANLHRSVDKITQQAGDHGQKTECKAGCACCCSVRVEASEPEIFRIAREVRKRPPAQVAALIERLQGFVAAAAADDAPSRRDCTFLEEQLCSIYEVRPAVCRRAHSLSSERCQSFAPEIPQNLGMLLGVNALMHGTSKAYREIGLRSSSHELNSAVLLALTDETTEARWHEGESVFPKD